One region of Quercus lobata isolate SW786 chromosome 2, ValleyOak3.0 Primary Assembly, whole genome shotgun sequence genomic DNA includes:
- the LOC115975026 gene encoding eugenol synthase 1-like: MAMKNEKSKILVFGGTGYIGNYMVKASIFLGHPTYVYARPITPQTTPSKIDLHKYLQSMGVTIVQGELNEQEKIVSVLREVDIVISTLAYPQVLDQLKIIDAIKVAGNIKRFLPSDFGCEEDRVTPLPPFEDFLDKKRKIRRVIEAAGIPYTFVSANCFGAYFVNYLLRPHEKKDDVVVYGSGKAKAVLNYEEDIALYTIKVANDPRTCNRIVLYRPPKNIVSQLELISLWEKKTGRSFNRVYVPEEELVRLSETTPAPNNIPVSVLHSIFAKGELMNFELGEDDIEASSLYPDFEYTTIDQLLDIFLVNPPKPAIAAFE; this comes from the exons ATGGCAATGAAGAATGAGAAGAGCAAGATCCTGGTATTTGGGGGAACTGGCTACATAGGAAACTACATGGTGAAGGCAAGCATCTTCTTAGGCCATCCAACTTACGTTTATGCTCGTCCTATCACCCCACAAACAACTCCTTCCAAAATAGACCTACACAAGTATTTGCAGTCCATGGGTGTCACCATTGTCCaa GGAGAACTCAACGAGCAGGAGAAGATTGTATCAGTACTTCGGGAAGTGGACATAGTTATCTCCACGTTGGCATATCCTCAAGTTCTTGACCAACTCAAAATCATAGATGCAATCAAAGTTGCTGGTAATATAAAG AGATTCCTTCCATCAGATTTTGGATGCGAAGAGGACAGGGTAACCCCTCTACCCCCTTTCGAAGATTTTCTagataaaaagagaaagatcaGGAGGGTAATAGAAGCAGCTGGGATCCCTTACACATTTGTGTCAGCAAATTGTTTTGGTGCATATTTTGTCAATTACTTGCTTCGTCCACATGAGAAAAAAGACGATGTTGTAGTTTATGGAAGTGGCAAAGCAAAGG CGGTGCTAAATTATGAAGAAGATATCGCTTTGTACACTATCAAAGTTGCCAATGACCCTAGAACATGCAATCGAATTGTCCTTTATCGGCCCCCAAAGAACATTGTGTCACAACTCGAATTGATATCACTTTGGGAGAAGAAGACTGGTCGGAGTTTCAATAGGGTTTATGTCCCCGAAGAAGAATTGGTTCGACTCTCTGAGA CCACACCAGCTCCAAATAACATTCCAGTGTCTGTCCTTCACAGCATATTTGCAAAGGGCGAGCTGATGAACTTTGAGCTAGGGGAGGACGACATTGAGGCTTCAAGTCTATATCCGGATTTTGAATACACAACAATTGATCAACTTCTTGATATTTTTCTTGTTAATCCCCCGAAGCCCGCAATTGCTGCAtttgaatga